In the Geobacter sp. FeAm09 genome, one interval contains:
- a CDS encoding chemotaxis protein CheX, whose protein sequence is MSLNADIAGTARFTEEQLARYVIDATKDVFSTMVMMDPEDDYPLKDPIHRFQCSITGMVGFAGIYSGVISIHCPVALALQITSSMLGMECEEANEDLNDAIGEIANMLGGSVKQVLSKGGMDVKLSIPTVISGEDYTVNSLSDIDCVVIPFKVNDNRFLVGLTLKKED, encoded by the coding sequence ATGAGCCTTAACGCCGACATCGCCGGCACTGCCAGGTTTACGGAAGAGCAGCTTGCCCGGTACGTCATCGATGCCACCAAGGACGTCTTCTCCACCATGGTCATGATGGACCCGGAGGACGACTATCCCCTCAAGGACCCGATTCATCGCTTTCAATGCAGCATCACCGGTATGGTGGGGTTTGCGGGCATCTATTCGGGGGTGATCTCCATCCACTGCCCGGTCGCCCTGGCCCTGCAGATCACCTCCAGCATGCTGGGCATGGAATGCGAGGAGGCCAACGAGGACTTGAACGACGCCATCGGTGAAATAGCCAATATGCTGGGGGGAAGCGTAAAGCAGGTGCTTTCCAAGGGAGGGATGGACGTCAAGCTCTCGATCCCCACGGTTATTTCCGGCGAAGATTATACCGTCAATTCACTCTCCGACATCGACTGTGTCGTTATCCCGTTCAAAGTCAACGACAACAGGTTTCTCGTCGGGCTCACCCTCAAGAAAGAAGACTGA
- a CDS encoding response regulator, whose product MANILIVDDSSTMRKIISRSLRQAGLAVDEIYEAGDGIEGLSVLASGKPVTLILSDINMPNMDGLEFIKQVRANGNTVPIVMITTEGGEEILKEAIASGASDSIKKPFTPEQLQEKLGGLI is encoded by the coding sequence ATGGCGAATATACTCATCGTTGACGATTCTTCCACAATGCGCAAGATCATTTCGCGTTCGCTTCGGCAGGCCGGCTTGGCGGTCGATGAAATATACGAGGCCGGCGACGGCATTGAAGGGCTGAGCGTGCTGGCCTCCGGCAAGCCGGTTACGCTGATCCTCTCCGACATCAATATGCCCAACATGGACGGCCTGGAGTTCATCAAGCAGGTCAGGGCCAACGGCAACACCGTCCCGATCGTCATGATCACCACGGAGGGGGGCGAAGAGATCCTCAAGGAAGCCATCGCGAGCGGTGCCAGCGACAGCATCAAAAAGCCCTTTACGCCCGAGCAGTTGCAGGAAAAACTGGGGGGGCTGATATGA
- a CDS encoding EscU/YscU/HrcU family type III secretion system export apparatus switch protein — translation MKSRKDEERRAAALTYKQGYYAPVVVARGKGVMAEAIIACAREAGVYVHESPELVNLLMQVDTDAFIPPELYRAVAEVLVWLYGIEQERQ, via the coding sequence ATGAAATCCCGTAAGGACGAAGAGCGCCGCGCTGCAGCCCTGACCTACAAGCAGGGCTATTACGCCCCGGTGGTCGTCGCCAGGGGCAAGGGGGTGATGGCCGAGGCGATCATCGCCTGCGCGCGCGAAGCGGGGGTCTATGTCCATGAGTCGCCGGAATTGGTCAACCTGCTGATGCAGGTGGACACCGATGCGTTCATCCCGCCGGAATTGTACCGCGCCGTGGCCGAGGTGCTGGTGTGGCTGTACGGAATCGAGCAGGAACGGCAGTGA
- a CDS encoding flagellar hook-length control protein FliK, with the protein MPGEEVDAAVLGTLPGGRVFVQLAGTSLELMIPRAVQTGDILRLTFITSDPRPLFALQRAAAGVPSSLSEAGRWLSALEHSEGGASAQQMYVLERLNTVLKSLPPDSPAFTAIQDEAITYQTVARGRPAVDQQPAQPGGASQAGAAAVLNPQPSLQPGSGIVLSDDMAKLLQALIKGNRLALLEAINQQAAGAGLFPGQQVKGEIMTSLGGGRFMVQVAGQAMEFMLPKGIKRGDMVTLFFVADDPQPTFLMTRFGKPGDARVSETGRWLSGFLGAAGEQMAARETLGILRTLLSEPPSDASRVSRLLQQGLREGGLFYESHLARWFGGDYPLEDILREPQGRLSSLHRPPGPEAGNPAAPDMGLAGLKGGAMEAMEAALKKAGTAMAHEGVVDQQALPVVKEQLAALQSGQVLFRGDLMPGQQLEWSVREREAHRNESGEQTRSWETSLTLEMPKLGQVTASLKLDGTRVSIELNAALPDSAEFLTAGIPRLAEQLEASGLTPSEIGVTHEIP; encoded by the coding sequence ATGCCGGGGGAAGAGGTCGATGCCGCGGTGCTCGGCACCCTGCCCGGCGGCCGGGTGTTCGTCCAGCTCGCGGGGACGTCCTTGGAACTGATGATTCCCCGGGCGGTCCAGACCGGGGACATCCTCCGCCTGACCTTCATCACCTCCGACCCCCGGCCGCTGTTCGCGCTGCAACGGGCCGCCGCCGGGGTTCCCAGTTCCCTCAGCGAGGCGGGCCGGTGGCTGAGCGCCCTGGAGCACAGCGAAGGGGGCGCGTCGGCGCAGCAGATGTACGTGCTGGAGCGGTTGAACACGGTGTTGAAAAGCCTGCCGCCGGACTCCCCGGCCTTTACCGCCATTCAGGACGAGGCCATCACCTACCAGACGGTGGCGCGCGGCCGCCCGGCCGTGGACCAGCAGCCGGCCCAACCGGGGGGCGCATCCCAGGCGGGCGCGGCCGCCGTGCTGAACCCGCAGCCCTCCCTGCAGCCCGGCAGCGGCATCGTCCTCAGCGACGACATGGCCAAACTGCTCCAGGCGCTGATCAAGGGGAACCGCCTGGCGCTCCTCGAGGCCATCAACCAGCAGGCCGCCGGTGCCGGTCTTTTCCCGGGCCAGCAGGTGAAAGGCGAGATCATGACCTCCCTGGGCGGGGGGCGCTTCATGGTGCAGGTGGCCGGCCAGGCCATGGAATTCATGCTGCCCAAGGGAATCAAACGGGGCGACATGGTGACACTCTTCTTCGTCGCCGACGATCCGCAGCCCACCTTCCTGATGACCCGCTTCGGCAAGCCCGGCGATGCGCGGGTCAGCGAAACCGGCAGGTGGCTGAGCGGTTTTCTCGGCGCCGCGGGCGAGCAGATGGCGGCCCGGGAAACCCTGGGAATTTTGAGAACCCTGCTCTCCGAACCACCGAGCGATGCCTCCCGGGTGAGCCGGCTTTTGCAGCAGGGGTTGCGGGAAGGGGGCCTGTTTTACGAATCCCACCTGGCGCGCTGGTTCGGCGGCGACTATCCTCTGGAGGACATTTTGCGGGAGCCCCAGGGACGGTTGTCCTCTCTCCACCGCCCGCCCGGGCCGGAGGCGGGCAACCCGGCGGCGCCCGACATGGGGCTGGCCGGGTTGAAGGGTGGCGCCATGGAGGCCATGGAGGCTGCGCTCAAGAAGGCCGGCACCGCCATGGCCCATGAGGGGGTCGTGGACCAACAGGCCCTGCCGGTGGTCAAGGAGCAATTGGCGGCGCTGCAGAGCGGGCAGGTCCTCTTCCGCGGAGATCTGATGCCGGGCCAGCAACTGGAGTGGTCGGTGCGGGAGCGGGAAGCGCACCGCAACGAGTCCGGAGAACAGACGCGCTCCTGGGAAACGTCGCTCACCCTGGAGATGCCGAAACTGGGGCAGGTCACGGCCAGCCTGAAGCTCGACGGCACCAGGGTGAGCATCGAGCTGAACGCCGCGCTGCCGGACTCTGCGGAGTTTCTGACGGCCGGCATACCGCGCCTTGCCGAACAGCTTGAGGCGTCCGGGCTTACCCCCTCGGAGATCGGCGTGACCCATGAAATCCCGTAA
- the gspK gene encoding type II secretion system minor pseudopilin GspK, translating to MRGEKGFALVLTLVVTALMVAAAVELIHQVYVDTSLNRSFRDGQQASILAESSAYGGMALLKTLLAKQSYTSLSDTWALPFKMDDEIGRIEIITTEESGKINLNALVQSNNVINDDTLAVLKRLGAQLDIPESAWNALADWLDNDDVPRSGGAETTYYKSLSPSYAARNGSLATVNELSLVKGFTADVVNKLKPFVTVYPNKAGGLGTSVAVNVNTAPKEVLMALDSSITASVAERIMEERRLTPFKAIGELSRVDSRLAASLAKTGKVQGKVFRITAKGFVKEAARTVEAVVNVDGTTEILSWQEF from the coding sequence GTGAGAGGCGAAAAGGGCTTTGCCCTGGTCCTGACCCTGGTGGTCACCGCCCTGATGGTGGCCGCCGCCGTGGAACTGATCCACCAGGTATACGTGGACACGTCGCTCAACCGCAGCTTCCGCGACGGCCAGCAGGCCTCGATCCTGGCGGAATCGAGCGCCTATGGCGGCATGGCCCTGCTCAAGACGCTGCTGGCGAAACAAAGCTACACCTCGCTGTCGGACACCTGGGCCCTGCCGTTCAAAATGGATGACGAGATCGGGCGCATCGAGATCATCACCACCGAGGAGAGCGGCAAGATCAACCTCAACGCGCTGGTCCAGTCGAACAACGTGATCAACGACGACACCCTGGCGGTCCTGAAACGGCTGGGTGCGCAACTGGACATCCCGGAAAGCGCGTGGAACGCCCTGGCGGACTGGCTGGACAACGACGACGTGCCCCGCTCGGGCGGCGCCGAGACCACCTACTACAAGAGCCTGAGCCCGTCCTACGCGGCGCGCAACGGCAGTCTGGCGACGGTGAACGAACTGTCGCTGGTCAAGGGCTTCACGGCGGACGTGGTCAACAAGCTCAAACCGTTCGTGACCGTCTATCCCAACAAGGCCGGGGGCCTCGGCACCAGCGTGGCCGTCAACGTGAACACCGCGCCCAAAGAGGTGCTCATGGCGCTGGACAGCAGCATCACCGCGAGCGTGGCGGAGCGGATCATGGAGGAACGGCGCCTGACGCCATTCAAGGCCATCGGTGAGCTGTCCCGGGTTGACAGCCGGTTGGCCGCGTCCCTGGCCAAGACCGGGAAGGTCCAGGGTAAGGTATTCAGGATCACGGCCAAGGGATTCGTCAAGGAGGCGGCCCGCACCGTCGAGGCCGTGGTCAACGTGGACGGCACGACGGAGATCCTCTCGTGGCAGGAGTTCTGA
- a CDS encoding type II secretion system protein GspJ: MSAISRNKGFTLLEVLIAVVLLGILTAALYGSYFTVLRARERSAEGMEARRELGNTLDLLRREIGSALYKSTDKKLKFIVEDRDSFGRPASNLELTTLAPPSTLSTAQKESGTIDVQYRMVEQENQRLLLTRKEQDVLLDTATTVPAYPQMERISSFLVECSSDGGTTWVKSWDTTLNGKLPKLVRITVQVEEEGALVAFTVYTAPRVGGT; encoded by the coding sequence TTGAGTGCTATCTCACGCAATAAGGGCTTCACCCTCCTGGAAGTGCTGATCGCCGTGGTCCTGCTGGGCATCCTCACCGCCGCCCTCTACGGGAGCTACTTCACGGTGCTGCGTGCCCGGGAGCGCTCGGCGGAGGGCATGGAGGCGCGGCGCGAACTGGGGAACACCCTGGACCTCCTGCGGCGGGAGATCGGCTCCGCCCTCTACAAGAGCACGGACAAGAAACTCAAATTCATCGTCGAAGACCGGGACAGCTTCGGCCGTCCCGCCTCCAACCTGGAACTGACCACCCTGGCGCCCCCCTCCACCCTGAGCACGGCCCAGAAGGAATCGGGCACCATCGACGTCCAGTACCGCATGGTGGAACAGGAGAACCAGCGCCTGCTCCTGACCCGCAAGGAACAGGACGTCCTGCTGGACACGGCCACCACGGTGCCCGCCTACCCGCAGATGGAACGGATCAGCTCCTTCCTGGTGGAATGCAGCAGCGACGGCGGCACCACCTGGGTGAAGAGTTGGGACACGACCCTGAACGGCAAACTGCCGAAACTGGTGCGCATCACGGTCCAGGTGGAGGAAGAGGGGGCGCTGGTGGCGTTTACCGTCTATACGGCCCCCCGGGTGGGTGGCACGTGA
- the gspI gene encoding type II secretion system minor pseudopilin GspI: MRGFTLLEVMVALAIMASVILTVLGAVNYHLTIITNERDSTALTLLARAKMAELLQQKSQGQTLSEKSEGTLAPAHPELSWRAEVTATDLSVLQKLVVRVWRTGDKREVALECYLTQ, encoded by the coding sequence ATGAGAGGATTTACCCTGCTGGAGGTAATGGTGGCCCTGGCCATCATGGCCAGCGTCATCCTGACGGTGCTGGGGGCGGTCAACTACCACCTGACGATCATTACCAACGAACGGGACAGCACCGCCCTGACGCTTCTGGCGCGGGCCAAGATGGCAGAACTGCTGCAACAGAAAAGCCAGGGGCAGACGCTCTCCGAGAAGAGCGAAGGGACCCTGGCCCCGGCCCACCCGGAACTCTCCTGGCGGGCCGAAGTCACGGCCACCGACCTGTCCGTGCTCCAGAAACTGGTGGTGCGGGTATGGCGGACCGGCGACAAACGGGAGGTGGCGCTTGAGTGCTATCTCACGCAATAA
- a CDS encoding prepilin-type N-terminal cleavage/methylation domain-containing protein: MSDRRGFTLLELVVVLAVIGMVMALVIPRLPTTEGEDLKTSARTLASTLRYLQDRAATTGIVYYLRLEPGTDTVKVLQAAGDGSEMEPTDPFLQQRPTKEGVVVADVVIPRLGKLNDGQVRLDIGAGGLRDFVTIHLRSAGGAFWTVMGFPSSGKVKIYQGYQEDAL, from the coding sequence GTGTCCGACCGTCGGGGTTTCACGCTGTTGGAGCTGGTGGTGGTGCTGGCGGTCATCGGCATGGTGATGGCGCTGGTGATCCCGCGCCTGCCCACTACGGAGGGCGAGGATCTGAAAACCTCGGCGCGGACCCTGGCCTCGACGCTGCGCTACCTCCAGGACCGGGCGGCCACCACCGGGATCGTCTACTACCTGCGCCTGGAGCCGGGCACGGACACGGTCAAGGTCCTGCAGGCGGCGGGCGACGGGAGCGAAATGGAGCCGACCGACCCCTTCCTGCAACAACGCCCCACCAAGGAAGGTGTGGTGGTGGCGGACGTGGTCATCCCGCGCCTGGGCAAACTGAACGACGGCCAGGTGCGGCTCGACATCGGCGCCGGCGGCCTGCGCGATTTCGTCACCATCCACCTGCGCTCGGCGGGCGGCGCTTTCTGGACGGTCATGGGCTTCCCCTCCAGCGGCAAGGTCAAGATTTACCAAGGCTACCAGGAAGACGCACTATGA
- a CDS encoding bifunctional UDP-4-keto-pentose/UDP-xylose synthase yields MKVLILGVNGFIGNALTHRILTTTDWEVHGLDMACDKLERSLGAPRFHFLEGDITINKEWIEYNIKKCDVVLPLVAIATPVTYVKDPLRVFELDFEENLKIIRLCHKYKKRVIFPSTSEVYGMSPDREFDEDNSPLMLGPIAKERWIYSCAKQMLDRVIYAYGMHEGLRFTLFRPFNWIGPKLDSIHTAKEGSSRVLTQFLYDILAEEPIQLVDGGNQRRSFTFIEDGIDALMRIIENKDGCADGKIFNIGNPANDLSVKELAHKLRDMVAEFPLYREKAEKCRIVETSSDQFYGKGYQDMLTRVPSIRRAKECLGWEPVTSADEALRKTLEFYLVDEREKLSEFL; encoded by the coding sequence ATGAAAGTATTGATCCTCGGCGTTAACGGTTTCATCGGCAACGCTCTGACCCACCGCATTCTCACCACCACCGACTGGGAGGTCCACGGCCTGGACATGGCCTGCGACAAGCTTGAGCGTTCCCTGGGCGCCCCCCGCTTCCATTTCCTGGAGGGGGACATCACCATCAACAAGGAGTGGATCGAGTACAACATCAAGAAATGCGACGTGGTGCTGCCGCTGGTCGCCATCGCCACGCCGGTGACCTACGTCAAGGACCCGCTGCGCGTCTTCGAGCTGGATTTCGAGGAAAACCTCAAGATCATCAGGCTGTGCCACAAGTACAAGAAACGGGTCATCTTCCCCTCCACCTCAGAGGTGTACGGCATGTCCCCCGACCGGGAGTTCGATGAGGACAATTCGCCCCTCATGCTGGGACCGATTGCCAAGGAACGCTGGATCTACTCCTGCGCCAAGCAGATGCTCGACCGGGTGATCTACGCCTATGGCATGCACGAGGGGCTCCGCTTCACCCTGTTCCGCCCCTTCAACTGGATCGGCCCCAAGCTGGACAGCATCCATACCGCCAAAGAGGGAAGTTCCCGGGTCCTGACCCAGTTTTTGTACGACATCCTGGCCGAAGAGCCGATCCAGCTGGTGGACGGCGGCAACCAGCGCCGCTCCTTCACCTTTATCGAAGACGGCATCGACGCCCTGATGCGGATCATCGAGAACAAGGACGGCTGCGCCGACGGCAAGATCTTCAACATCGGCAACCCGGCCAACGACCTGTCCGTCAAGGAGCTGGCCCACAAACTGCGCGACATGGTGGCCGAATTCCCGCTCTACCGGGAAAAGGCCGAGAAATGCCGCATCGTCGAGACCTCCTCCGACCAGTTCTACGGCAAGGGGTACCAGGATATGCTGACCCGCGTTCCCTCCATCCGGCGCGCCAAGGAATGCCTGGGATGGGAGCCGGTGACGAGCGCCGACGAGGCCCTGCGCAAGACCCTGGAATTCTACCTGGTGGACGAGCGGGAGAAACTGTCGGAATTTCTGTAA
- a CDS encoding formyltransferase, which produces MQADKLIICAYHNVGYRCIEELVRQGADIALIFTHEDSPTEEIWFKSVRELAERHGIPYLTTDISLPENVERVRAIGPDFLFSFYYRTMIKPAVLEIPKRGAFNLHGSYLPKYRGRVPVNWAVINGESETGATLHHMVEKPDAGAIVDQERVEIAFTDTAFDVFNKITDAAAAVMARAWPLLREGRAACRPMNLAEGSYFGGRKPADGRIDWQQSAVRIYNLIRGVAHPYPGAFSHLAGEKVIIWSAWPVEGTGEPGRIVSHRPLLVGTGAGLLEIRSLQAENGDEMSATEFITDARQFT; this is translated from the coding sequence GTGCAAGCTGACAAACTGATAATCTGCGCCTACCATAATGTAGGCTATCGTTGTATAGAGGAACTGGTGCGCCAGGGGGCGGATATCGCCCTGATCTTCACCCACGAGGACTCCCCCACGGAGGAGATCTGGTTCAAGTCGGTGCGGGAACTGGCGGAGCGCCACGGCATCCCGTACCTGACCACGGACATCTCCCTCCCGGAGAACGTGGAGCGGGTGCGGGCCATCGGGCCGGATTTCCTCTTCTCCTTCTACTACCGCACCATGATCAAACCGGCGGTGCTGGAGATCCCGAAGCGGGGGGCGTTCAACCTGCACGGCTCGTACCTCCCCAAGTACCGCGGCCGGGTGCCGGTCAACTGGGCGGTGATCAACGGCGAGAGCGAAACCGGGGCGACCCTGCACCATATGGTGGAGAAGCCCGACGCCGGGGCCATCGTGGACCAGGAGCGGGTGGAGATCGCCTTCACCGATACGGCCTTCGATGTCTTCAACAAGATTACCGATGCGGCGGCGGCGGTCATGGCCCGCGCCTGGCCGCTGCTCAGGGAGGGGAGGGCGGCGTGCCGTCCCATGAACCTGGCAGAGGGGAGCTACTTCGGCGGCCGCAAGCCCGCCGACGGCCGGATCGACTGGCAGCAAAGCGCCGTGCGCATCTATAACCTGATCCGGGGCGTAGCCCATCCCTACCCCGGCGCGTTCAGCCACCTGGCCGGCGAAAAGGTGATCATCTGGTCCGCCTGGCCGGTCGAAGGAACCGGAGAGCCGGGGCGCATCGTGTCGCACCGCCCGCTTCTGGTCGGCACCGGCGCAGGGTTGCTGGAGATCCGGTCGCTCCAGGCGGAGAACGGGGACGAGATGTCCGCAACGGAATTTATCACGGATGCACGGCAGTTTACATAA
- a CDS encoding glycosyltransferase yields MDNETRTEQPYLSIVVPVYNEEGNLAPLMERLYPAVQGVGRPFEVIFTNDGSRDRSLEILRRMVQQYPGVKVIEFNGNFGQHMAILAAFEMSRGEIVITLDADLQNPPEEIPRLVAEIEKGHDVVGTIRQKRQDSFFRKFASRIVNITTNRITGMQMQDYGCMLRAYHRYVVDNINRCRESTTFIPALAQTFASNPTEIEVGHAERMEGESKYSFYRLIRLNFDLMTGFSVVPLQIFALFGISTALFSLVFALFLLVRRFIVGAEVEGVFTLFAILFFFIGIIIFGIGIVGEYVGRIYQEVRKRPRYVVRRTYGFEEQAGL; encoded by the coding sequence ATGGACAATGAAACACGCACGGAACAACCCTACCTAAGTATCGTCGTGCCGGTCTATAACGAGGAGGGCAATCTCGCCCCCCTGATGGAGCGCCTCTATCCGGCGGTCCAGGGCGTCGGCAGGCCCTTCGAGGTCATCTTCACCAACGACGGCTCCCGTGACCGCTCCCTGGAGATCCTGCGCCGGATGGTGCAGCAGTATCCGGGGGTCAAGGTCATCGAGTTCAACGGCAACTTTGGCCAGCACATGGCCATCCTGGCGGCTTTCGAGATGTCCCGGGGAGAGATCGTCATCACCCTGGACGCCGACCTGCAGAACCCCCCCGAGGAGATCCCGCGCCTGGTGGCGGAGATCGAAAAAGGGCACGACGTGGTCGGCACCATCCGCCAGAAACGCCAGGATTCCTTCTTCAGAAAGTTCGCTTCGCGCATCGTGAACATCACCACCAACCGGATCACCGGCATGCAGATGCAGGATTACGGCTGCATGCTGCGGGCCTACCACCGTTACGTGGTGGACAATATCAACCGCTGCCGTGAATCCACCACCTTTATCCCGGCCCTGGCCCAGACCTTCGCCTCCAACCCGACGGAGATCGAGGTGGGGCATGCCGAGCGGATGGAGGGGGAGAGCAAGTATTCGTTCTACCGGCTCATCAGGCTCAATTTCGACCTGATGACCGGCTTTTCGGTGGTGCCGCTGCAGATCTTCGCGCTGTTCGGCATCAGCACCGCCCTCTTCTCCCTGGTCTTTGCCCTGTTCCTGCTGGTGCGGCGCTTCATCGTCGGGGCGGAGGTGGAGGGGGTCTTCACCCTGTTCGCCATCCTGTTCTTCTTCATCGGCATCATCATCTTCGGCATCGGCATCGTGGGCGAATACGTGGGCCGGATCTATCAGGAGGTGCGCAAACGGCCCCGATACGTGGTGCGGCGGACCTACGGCTTTGAAGAACAGGCCGGACTCTGA
- a CDS encoding ribonuclease D, with protein sequence MTHANRQAGTCEIVTTAARLKELADHLCRHHELAVDLEMDSLHHYREKVCLIQVSTRNESWLIDPLAVEDLSPLAAPLGSPAILIVMHGADYDIRSLHRDFGIEVGNLFDTMIAARFLGINEFGLAALLRARFGIELDKKYQKADWSQRPLSPEMCAYASADTSDLLPLYDQLHGELAGKGRLAWQEEECALVCRARVSEKEGPLFLSCKGAGKLKGRSLATLEELLRYRDRQAQQMDRPPFKVMSAETLLEAAEKKPRSLSELSGIKGMTPKQLHRHGTALLAAVAAALELPEERLPRFPRTRKEDPGEGAKERLKRLKSWREQSSAALGLEPGVIAPNWLLEAAADMNPVSLAGLDVIAGMREWQKGLYGKELIEVLEADGQ encoded by the coding sequence TTGACACATGCAAACCGGCAGGCCGGAACGTGCGAAATCGTCACTACCGCAGCACGCCTGAAAGAACTGGCAGACCACCTCTGCCGGCACCATGAATTGGCCGTGGACCTGGAGATGGATTCGCTCCATCACTATCGGGAGAAGGTCTGCCTGATCCAGGTCTCGACCCGGAACGAAAGCTGGCTGATCGACCCGCTGGCCGTGGAGGACCTGTCCCCCCTGGCCGCGCCCCTGGGCAGCCCCGCCATCCTGATCGTGATGCATGGCGCGGATTACGATATCCGTTCCCTGCACCGGGATTTCGGCATCGAAGTGGGAAACCTGTTCGACACCATGATCGCGGCACGCTTTCTGGGCATCAACGAGTTCGGCCTCGCCGCGCTGCTCAGGGCGCGCTTCGGCATCGAGCTGGACAAGAAATACCAGAAGGCGGACTGGAGCCAGCGGCCGCTCAGCCCGGAGATGTGCGCCTATGCCTCGGCCGATACCTCCGATCTGCTCCCCCTGTATGACCAACTGCACGGCGAGCTGGCCGGGAAAGGCCGTCTTGCCTGGCAGGAGGAGGAGTGCGCCCTGGTCTGCCGGGCCCGGGTGAGCGAAAAGGAGGGGCCGCTGTTCCTCTCCTGCAAGGGGGCGGGAAAGCTCAAAGGGCGCAGCCTGGCGACCCTGGAGGAGCTTTTGCGCTACCGCGACCGCCAGGCGCAGCAGATGGACCGTCCCCCCTTCAAGGTGATGTCGGCCGAGACGCTCCTGGAGGCGGCGGAGAAGAAGCCCCGCTCGTTGAGCGAACTTTCGGGCATCAAGGGGATGACCCCCAAGCAGCTCCATCGCCATGGCACGGCCCTGCTGGCGGCTGTTGCCGCCGCCCTGGAACTGCCCGAGGAGCGTCTGCCCCGGTTTCCGCGCACGCGGAAGGAAGACCCCGGCGAGGGGGCCAAGGAGCGGCTCAAGCGGCTCAAGTCGTGGCGTGAGCAGTCGAGTGCGGCCCTGGGGCTGGAGCCGGGGGTGATCGCTCCCAACTGGCTTCTGGAGGCGGCGGCGGATATGAACCCCGTTTCGCTCGCCGGCCTGGACGTGATCGCCGGGATGCGGGAGTGGCAAAAAGGGCTCTACGGAAAAGAATTGATCGAGGTGCTTGAAGCTGATGGACAATGA
- the mqnC gene encoding cyclic dehypoxanthinyl futalosine synthase: MMMQQTTDTAPGRRMEREEAVRLLESAELLELGSRADRIRRTLHPEGVVTFVVDRNVNYTNICTSKCAFCAFYRDGGAADAYVLTQEEIFAKIEELVRLEGTQLLMQGGLNPDLKIGFFEQLFREIKSRFPSVQNHSLSPAEVVSIAKSSGLSLDETLGRLHRAGLDSIPGGGAEILVDEVRGAISPNKIGWRQWAEVMSRAAGLGMPTTATMMFGSREKPEDIVEHLFRVREIQDRGGSFTAFIPWTYQPGNTELGGDTATGVEYLKVLALARIVLDNIPNIQASWVTQGAKMAQVALFFGANDLGGTMLEENVVAAAGCSFRMSREEMIDLIRGAGFRAAQRTTTYHIVKEFPA; encoded by the coding sequence ATGATGATGCAACAAACCACGGATACCGCCCCTGGGCGGCGCATGGAGCGCGAGGAGGCGGTGCGGCTGCTGGAAAGCGCCGAACTGCTGGAACTGGGAAGCCGCGCCGACAGGATACGCCGCACGCTCCACCCGGAAGGGGTGGTGACGTTTGTGGTGGACCGCAACGTCAATTACACCAACATCTGCACCTCGAAATGCGCCTTTTGCGCATTCTACCGCGATGGCGGCGCGGCGGACGCCTACGTGCTCACCCAGGAGGAAATCTTCGCCAAGATCGAGGAACTGGTAAGGCTGGAGGGGACGCAACTCCTCATGCAGGGGGGGCTCAACCCGGACCTGAAGATCGGCTTTTTCGAGCAGTTGTTCCGCGAGATCAAGTCCCGGTTCCCCTCGGTGCAGAACCATTCCCTCTCCCCGGCCGAGGTGGTCAGCATCGCAAAGAGTTCGGGGCTGTCGCTGGACGAGACCCTCGGGCGGCTCCACCGGGCCGGCCTGGATTCCATACCCGGCGGCGGGGCCGAAATCCTGGTGGACGAGGTCCGCGGCGCCATCTCGCCCAACAAGATCGGCTGGCGCCAGTGGGCGGAGGTCATGTCCCGGGCCGCGGGGCTCGGCATGCCGACCACGGCCACCATGATGTTCGGCAGCCGCGAGAAGCCGGAAGACATCGTCGAGCACCTGTTCCGGGTGCGGGAGATCCAGGACCGGGGCGGCTCGTTCACCGCCTTCATCCCCTGGACCTATCAGCCGGGGAATACGGAGCTGGGGGGCGATACCGCCACCGGGGTCGAGTACCTGAAGGTGCTGGCCCTGGCCCGCATCGTGCTGGACAATATCCCCAACATCCAGGCCAGCTGGGTCACCCAGGGGGCCAAGATGGCGCAGGTCGCCCTCTTCTTCGGGGCCAACGACCTGGGGGGGACCATGCTGGAAGAAAACGTCGTTGCCGCAGCCGGTTGCAGCTTCCGCATGTCCCGGGAAGAGATGATCGACCTTATCCGCGGGGCCGGCTTCCGCGCCGCCCAGCGCACCACCACCTACCACATCGTAAAGGAGTTTCCGGCTTGA